A region of the Methylomagnum ishizawai genome:
TCCACCCCGTCGCGGAACTCCCCGCGGCGGTGGCGGAGTCCGAATTCCTCGTCGTCTCCGTACCCAGCCATGCCTTCGGGGCCTTGCTGGCCGAGGTCCGCCCCCATCTGCCGCCGCGGCCCCGCATCGCCTGGGCCACCAAGGGCTTGGAATTGGAAAGCGGGCGCTTGCTGCACGAGGTGGCGGCGGCGGTGTTCGGGCCGGACGTGCCGATGGCGGCGCTGTCCGGTCCCACTTTCGCGGGCGAGGTCGCCGCCAACCAGCCCACCGCCATGACCGTGGCCTCGAAAAATCCCGAATTCGCGGCGGCCCTGGTCAACCTCCTGCACAACGAGCGGTTCCGCGCCTATAGCAGCGACGATATCGTCGGCGTGCAATTGGGCGGGGCCACCAAGAACGTCCTGGCCATCGCCGCCGGGGTGGCGGATGGCCTGGGTTTCGGGGCCAATGCCCGCGCCGCCCTCATCACCCGCGGGCTGGCGGAAATGACCCGGCTGGGCCTGGCCCTGGGCGGCAAGCCCGAGACCTTCATGGGGCTGGCCGGGGTCGGCGATTTGCTCCTGACCTGTACCGACAACCAATCGCGCAACCGCCGGTTCGGTCTGGGCCTGGGCTGGGGCGAATCCAGGGCGGAGGTCGCCGCCCGCATCGGCCAGGAGATCGAAGGCATTCCCACGGCCAAGATCCTCCATGGCCTGGCCCGGAGCCATGGCATCGAGATGCCGATCACCGAACAGACCTACAGGATTCTTTACGAAGGACTCGCCCCCTTGGAAGCGGTACGGAACCTCCTGATCCGGGAGCCCAAGTCCGAAGCCTGGGCTTGATCCGGGGGCAACCCCGCAATCCCCGCTATGCTTTCCAGGAAGATCGACAAGGATGTCCCCCCCAGGCCGAGGCCGCCGCGCTCCGGCCACGGCCTTCCCGAACCTTGTTGATCCATCGATATAAAGCACGGAGTTCCGGCATCCATGACCCCATCCCAAGGCAACGGTCGGTCCAGTTTCGCGGAATCCGACCTGGGCAAGGCTTTCGCGGCCTGCAAAGGCTCGTTCATGTTCGCCGGATTCTTCAGCCTGTTCGTCAACCTGCTGTTGCTGGTGCCGTCGTTCTACATGATGGCGGTCTACGACAAGGTTATCGGTAGCGGCAGCGAATCCACCCTCTTCATGCTGACTTTGATCGCGGTATTCCTGTTCCTGGTGATGGGTGGGTTGGAATGGGTGCGCTCGCAAATCCTGATTTCCACCAGCACCCGGCTGGATCAATTGCTGGGGAACCGGGTGTTCGATTCGGTGTTCGCCCAGGCGCTGGCGACCGGCGGGCGGATGGCGACCGCCCAGCCTTTGGGCGATTTGCTGCAACTGCGCCAATTCCTGACCGGGCCGGGTTTGTTCGCCTTTTTCGACGCGCCTTGGATGCCGATTTATCTGGTGTTGATGTTCCTGTTCCATTGGGCCTTCGGCGCATTGGCGGTGGTGTCCGCCATCGTCCTGGGCGTGCTGGCGGTGTGGAACGAACTCGCCACCCGTTCCCATCTGGAACAGGCCAACCGCGAGGCGGCGGAGGCCAGCCAATTCACCCAGCGCAACCTCCGCAACGCCGAGGTGATCGAGGCCATGGGCATGCACGAACCGCTGCGTGCCCGTTGGCAACAGAAACAGGTGAAAATGCTGTCCCTGCAAGGCCACGCCAGCGCCAAGGCCGGCTTGATTAGCATGTTGGGGAAAACCTACCGCCTCACCATCCAATCGCTGGCCTTGGGTTTGGGCGCGTATCTGGCCTTGCACAAGGAAATCACGCCGGGCTTGATGATCGGTGGTTCCATCCTGCTGGGCCGGGCCTTGGCCCCTTTGGATTTGATGATCAGCAATTGGCGCGGTTTCCTCACCGCCCGCGAAGCCTATCACCGGCTGGACCGCTTGTTGGCGGCGGTGCCGGAGCGCCAACCCCCCATGCCCTTGCCCGCGCCGCAAGGCCGCATCGCCCTGGAACAATTGGTCATCGTCCCGCCCGGCGCCCAGGAGCCGGTCATCAAGGGCATCAACCTGGTGCTGGAACCCGGCACCCAACTCGCCATCATCGGACCCAGCGCCGCCGGCAAATCGACCCTGGTGCGCGGCATCCTGGGGCTATACCGCCCGGCCAAGGGCTGTGTGCGGCTGGACGGGGCCGATATCCTGCACTGGGACCGTAGGCAACTCGGCCAATACATCGGCTATCTACCCCAGGATGTGGAATTGCTGGACGGTACGGTCAGCGAGAACATCGCCCGCTTCGGCGAGATCGACCCGGAAAAAGTGGTCGCCGCCGCCAAGGCCGCCGGTATCCACGACATGATCCTGCGCCTGCCGCAGGGCTACGATACCCGGCTGCTCGGCAACGGCGGCGTGTTGTCGGCGGGACAACAGCAGCGCTTGGGGCTGGCCCGCGCCCTGCACGGCGATCCCCGCGTCGTCATCTTGGACGAACCCAATTCCAACCTCGACCAAGCCGGCGACATGGCTTTGATCGCCACCCTGGCCGAACTCAAGCGCCAGGGCAAGACCGTGATCGTCATCACCCATAGGACCAATATGCTGGCCCAGGTGGATAACGTGTTGATGCTGGTCGAGGGGCAGGTGGCCCTGTGCGGCCCCAGGGACGAGGTGCTGGCCAAGCTGAACCAACCCCAGCAAACCGCCCAGCCGCGCCCGGTCCAGCCCGCCGCGCCCGCCCGCATCGGGCAGGCCGCTTCCTCCTAATCCCGCAGCGAACCCTAGCCCATGTCATCCGTACCCAATACGACCCCGGCCTTGCCCGACGACGACCGTCCCGCCCGCCGCATCGGCCTCGTCACCGTGCTGCTGGTGTTCGGCGTGTTCGGCGGCTGGGCGGCCCTGGCCCCCCTGGACAGCGCCGCCCTGGCCCCCGGCGTCATCACGGTGGAAAGCTACCGCAAGACCGTCCAGCACCTCGAAGGCGGCATCATCGAGACCCTCCAGGTCCGCGACGGCGAAACGGTGAAGAAGGACCAAGTCCTCGTGACCCTCGACAACACCCAGCCCAAGGCCCAGCTCGAAGTGCTGCGCGGCGAGTACTACATCGCCGCCGCCCGCGAGGCCCGTTTGGTGGCCCAGCGCGACGGGTTGGCCGGGGTGGCCTATCCCCCGGATTTGCTGGCCCGGCGCGACGATCCCAGGGTGCAGGACGCCATCCGGGT
Encoded here:
- a CDS encoding NAD(P)H-dependent glycerol-3-phosphate dehydrogenase, which codes for MMAKVSVLGAGSWGTALAILLARNGHGVKLWGHHPAHIAALQAERLNRRYLPEVRFPASLHPVAELPAAVAESEFLVVSVPSHAFGALLAEVRPHLPPRPRIAWATKGLELESGRLLHEVAAAVFGPDVPMAALSGPTFAGEVAANQPTAMTVASKNPEFAAALVNLLHNERFRAYSSDDIVGVQLGGATKNVLAIAAGVADGLGFGANARAALITRGLAEMTRLGLALGGKPETFMGLAGVGDLLLTCTDNQSRNRRFGLGLGWGESRAEVAARIGQEIEGIPTAKILHGLARSHGIEMPITEQTYRILYEGLAPLEAVRNLLIREPKSEAWA
- a CDS encoding type I secretion system permease/ATPase, with the protein product MTPSQGNGRSSFAESDLGKAFAACKGSFMFAGFFSLFVNLLLLVPSFYMMAVYDKVIGSGSESTLFMLTLIAVFLFLVMGGLEWVRSQILISTSTRLDQLLGNRVFDSVFAQALATGGRMATAQPLGDLLQLRQFLTGPGLFAFFDAPWMPIYLVLMFLFHWAFGALAVVSAIVLGVLAVWNELATRSHLEQANREAAEASQFTQRNLRNAEVIEAMGMHEPLRARWQQKQVKMLSLQGHASAKAGLISMLGKTYRLTIQSLALGLGAYLALHKEITPGLMIGGSILLGRALAPLDLMISNWRGFLTAREAYHRLDRLLAAVPERQPPMPLPAPQGRIALEQLVIVPPGAQEPVIKGINLVLEPGTQLAIIGPSAAGKSTLVRGILGLYRPAKGCVRLDGADILHWDRRQLGQYIGYLPQDVELLDGTVSENIARFGEIDPEKVVAAAKAAGIHDMILRLPQGYDTRLLGNGGVLSAGQQQRLGLARALHGDPRVVILDEPNSNLDQAGDMALIATLAELKRQGKTVIVITHRTNMLAQVDNVLMLVEGQVALCGPRDEVLAKLNQPQQTAQPRPVQPAAPARIGQAASS